The proteins below come from a single Drosophila teissieri strain GT53w chromosome 3L, Prin_Dtei_1.1, whole genome shotgun sequence genomic window:
- the LOC122617684 gene encoding odorant receptor 67a-like produces the protein MANAAKEEPKEKIYEVDDFLRLVVNFYKTMGIDPYETGRKSNIWFQLYFVANVINMAYSCFAEVTCLAKTLRDKENLLESCMVLSYATFVLIGLSKIFAVMYRRPKMTSLVKQLNSCFPSSALDQEEYDVKSCLKRTLMYTRGLGVLYTVMYFAHTLIPIFVYFCERVLLKYPDAKQTMPFYQLELWEWRDTWWFYPTYFHQSHAGYTATCGSISSDLMIFAVVLQVIMHYDRLAKVLRELKVEALNKPNGADEDLRKLQSLIANHIDILRLTDVVNEVFGVSLLLNFLASSLLVCLVGFQLTIKFSFQYFGKQVLLLVSVLFEVYLLCSFSQKLMDASENVGYAAYEMDWLGADKRFKNMLIYISMRAQKPVCLKATIFLDLSMPTVTIFLGMTYKFFCAIRTMYQ, from the exons ATGGCTAACGCCGCGAAAGAAGAACCCAAAGAAAAGATTTATGAAGTCGATGATTTTTTGAGGCTTGTTGTGAATTTCTACAAAACTATGGGCATTGATCCCTATGAAACTGGccgaaaatcaaatatttggtTTCAACTATATTTTGTGGCGAACGTAATTAATATGGCGTATAGTTGTTTTGCTGAGGTAACCTGCCTGGCGAAAACGTTACGCGATAAGGAAAATTTGCTGGAGAGCTGCATGGTATTGAGCTACGCTACCTTCGTGCTTATCGGTctgtcaaaaatatttgcagtaATGTACCGAAGGCCAAAGATGACCAGTTTGGTTAAGCAACTGAACTCCTGTTTTCCGTCAAGTGCATTGGATCAGGAGGAATACGATGTGAAGTCCTGTCTGAAACGCACCCTAATGTACACAAGGGGGCTTGGTGTTCTCTACACGGTCATGTATTTCGCACACACCTTAATTCCAATATTCGTATACTTCTGTGAAAGAGTGCTGCTCAAGTATCCAGATGCCAAGCAGACAATGCCGTTTTACCAACTGGAACTTTGGGAATGGCGCGACACCTGGTGGTTTTATCCAACCTATTTTCACCAGTCGCACGCCGGATATACGGCTACTTGTGGATCTATTTCCAGTGACCTCATGATCTTCGCTGTGGTCCTGCAGGTCATTATGCACTATGATAGACTGGCCAAGGTTCTTAGAGAGTTAAAGGTTGAAGCTCTTAACAAACCCAATGGAGCTGATGAGGACCTCAGGAAGTTGCAGTCCTTAATCGCCAATCACATTGATATTCTTCG ACTCACCGATGTGGTGAACGAGGTCTTTGGAGTTTCCTTGCTGCTCAACTTTTTGGCCTCTTCGCTGCTCGTGTGCCTCGTGGGATTTCAATTAACCATCAAATTCAGTTTCCAGTACTTTGGCAAGCAAGTGCTACTACTGGTTTCCGTATTGTTTGAGGTCTATCTCCTCTGCTCTTTCAGCCAGAAGTTAATGGATGCT AGCGAAAACGTGGGCTATGCGGCTTACGAAATGGACTGGCTCGGTGCCGACAAACGGTTCAAGAAtatgttaatatatatatctatgcgAGCTCAGAAGCCAGTTTGCCTAAAGGCCACAATATTCTTGGACTTATCCATGCCGACTGTTACTATC TTTCTTGGCATGACGTATAAGTTCTTTTGCGCTATAAGAACTATGTATCAATAA
- the LOC122617625 gene encoding odorant receptor 67a-like yields MAKVAKKEPKGKIYDVDDFLRLAVNFYNTMGMDPYDTDQKSNIWFQLYFVANVINMTYTVIAEVANMVNTLSENLLESCMVLSYWTFVLIGLSKIFAVIYRKPKMTSLVKQLKSCFPSSALDQEEYDVKSCLKRTHMYTKGFGVLYTVMYFAHTLIPIFIYFCEKVLLKYPNAKQTMPFYQLELWEWRDTWWFYPTYFHQSHAGYTATCGSIAGDLMIFAVVLQVIMHYDRLAKVLRELKVQALNKPNGADEDLRKLQSLIANHIDILRLTDVMNEVFGVSLLLNFVASSLLVCLVGFQLTIKFSLQYFCKQVLLLVSLFLEVYLLCSFSQKLIDASENVGYAAYEMDWLGADKRFKNMLIYISMRAQKPVCLKATIFLDLSMSTFTIFLSMTYKFFCAIRTMYQ; encoded by the exons ATGGCTAAAGTCGCAAAAAAAGAACCCAAAGGAAAGATATACGATGTCGATGATTTTTTGAGGCTTGCTGTGAATTTCTACAATACTATGGGCATGGATCCCTATGATACTgaccaaaaatcaaatatttggtTTCAACTATATTTTGTGGCAAACGTAATTAATATGACGTATACTGTCATTGCTGAGGTAGCGAATATGGTGAACACATTAAGCGAAAATTTGCTGGAGAGCTGCATGGTATTGAGCTACTGGACCTTCGTGCTTATCGGtctatcaaaaatatttgcagtaATTTACCGAAAACCAAAGATGACCAGTTTGGTTAAGCAATTGAAGTCCTGTTTTCCGTCGAGTGCATTGGATCAGGAGGAATACGATGTGAAGTCCTGTCTGAAACGCACCCATATGTACACCAAGGGGTTTGGTGTGCTTTACACCGTCATGTATTTCGCACACACCCTAATTCCAATATTCATATACTTCTGTGAAAAGGTGCTGCTCAAGTATCCTAATGCCAAGCAGACTATGCCGTTTTACCAACTGGAACTTTGGGAATGGCGCGACACCTGGTGGTTTTATCCAACCTATTTTCACCAGTCGCACGCCGGATATACGGCTACATGTGGATCCATTGCCGGTGACCTCATGATCTTCGCTGTCGTCCTGCAGGTCATCATGCACTATGATAGACTGGCCAAGGTTCTTAGAGAGTTAAAGGTTCAAGCTCTTAACAAACCCAATGGAGCTGATGAGGACCTCAGGAAGTTGCAGTCCTTAATCGCCAATCACATTGATATTCTTCG ACTCACCGATGTGATGAACGAGGTCTTTGGAGTTTCCTTGTTGCTCAACTTTGTAGCCTCTTCGTTGCTCGTCTGCCTCGTGGGATTTCAATTAACCATCAAATTTAGTCTCCAGTATTTTTGTAAGCAGGTGCTGCTACTGGTTTCCTTATTTCTTGAGGTCTATCTCCTCTGCTCATTCAGCCAGAAGTTAATAGATGCT AGCGAAAACGTGGGCTATGCGGCTTACGAAATGGACTGGCTCGGTGCCGACAAACGGTTTAAGAAtatgttaatatatatatctatgcgAGCCCAGAAGCCAGTTTGCCTAAAAGCCACCATTTTCTTGGACTTATCTATGTCGACTTTTACCATC TTTCTTAGCATGACGTATAAGTTCTTTTGCGCTATAAGAACTATGTATCAATAA
- the LOC122617840 gene encoding odorant receptor 67a-like → MAKVAKKEPKGKIYDVDDFLRLAVNFYNTMGMDPYDTDQKSNIWFQLYFVANVINMTYTVIAEVANMVNTLSENLLESCMVLSYWTFVLIGLSKIFAVIYRKPKMTSLVKQLKSCFPSSALDQEEYDVKSCLKRTHMYTKGFGVLYTVMYFAHTLIPIFIYFCEKVLLKYPNAKQTMPFYQLELWEWRDTWWFYPTYFHQSHAGYTATCGSISSDLMIFAVVLQVIMHYDRLAKVLRELKVEALNKPNGADEDLRKLQSLIANHIDILRLTDVVNEVFGVSLLLNFLASSLLVCLVGFQLTIKFSFQYFGKQVLLLVSVLFEVYLLCSFSQKLMDASENVGYAAYEMDWLGADKRFKNMLIYISMRAQKPVCLKATIFLDLSMPTVTIFLGMTYKFFCAIRTMYQ, encoded by the exons ATGGCTAAAGTCGCAAAAAAAGAACCCAAAGGAAAGATATACGATGTCGATGATTTTTTGAGGCTTGCTGTGAATTTCTACAATACTATGGGCATGGATCCCTATGATACTgaccaaaaatcaaatatttggtTTCAACTATATTTTGTGGCAAACGTAATTAATATGACGTATACTGTCATTGCTGAGGTAGCGAATATGGTGAACACATTAAGCGAAAATTTGCTGGAGAGCTGCATGGTATTGAGCTACTGGACCTTCGTGCTTATCGGtctatcaaaaatatttgcagtaATTTACCGAAAACCAAAGATGACCAGTTTGGTTAAGCAATTGAAGTCCTGTTTTCCGTCGAGTGCATTGGATCAGGAGGAATACGATGTGAAGTCCTGTCTGAAACGCACCCATATGTACACCAAGGGGTTTGGTGTGCTTTACACCGTCATGTATTTCGCACACACCCTAATTCCAATATTCATATACTTCTGTGAAAAGGTGCTGCTCAAGTATCCTAATGCCAAGCAGACTATGCCGTTTTACCAACTGGAACTTTGGGAATGGCGCGACACCTGGTGGTTTTATCCAACCTATTTTCACCAGTCGCACGCCGGATATACGGCTACTTGTGGATCTATTTCCAGTGACCTCATGATCTTCGCTGTGGTCCTGCAGGTCATTATGCACTATGATAGACTGGCCAAGGTTCTTAGAGAGTTAAAGGTTGAAGCTCTTAACAAACCCAATGGAGCTGATGAGGACCTCAGGAAGTTGCAGTCCTTAATCGCCAATCACATTGATATTCTTCG ACTCACCGATGTGGTGAACGAGGTCTTTGGAGTTTCCTTGCTGCTCAACTTTTTGGCCTCTTCGCTGCTCGTGTGCCTCGTGGGATTTCAATTAACCATCAAATTCAGTTTCCAGTACTTTGGCAAGCAAGTGCTACTACTGGTTTCCGTATTGTTTGAGGTCTATCTCCTCTGCTCTTTCAGCCAGAAGTTAATGGATGCT AGCGAAAACGTGGGCTATGCGGCTTACGAAATGGACTGGCTCGGTGCCGACAAACGGTTCAAGAAtatgttaatatatatatctatgcgAGCTCAGAAGCCAGTTTGCCTAAAGGCCACAATATTCTTGGACTTATCCATGCCGACTGTTACTATC TTTCTTGGCATGACGTATAAGTTCTTTTGCGCTATAAGAACTATGTATCAATAA
- the LOC122617650 gene encoding odorant receptor 67a-like — MAKVAKKEPKGKIYDVDDFLRLAVNFYKTMGIDPYETGRKSNIWFQLYYVANVINMTYSFFADAAYAANTLRDSENLLESCMVLSYVTFGAIGLSKICALMYRRPKMTSLVKQLKSCFPSSALDQEEYDVKSCLKRTHMYTKGFGVLYTVMYFAHTLIPIFIYFCEKVLLKYPNAKQTMPFYQLELWEWRDTWWFYPTYVHQSHAGYTATCGSIASDLMIFAVVLQVIMHYDRLAKVLRELKVEALNKPNGADEDLRKLQSLIANHIDILRLTDVMNEVFGVSLLLNFVASSLLVCLVGFQLTIKFSLQYFCKQVLLLVSLLFEVYLLCSFSQKLIDASENVGYAAYEMDWLGADKRFKKMLIYISMRAQKPVCLKATIFLNLSMSTVTIFLRVTYKFFCAIRTMY, encoded by the exons ATGGCTAAAGTCGCAAAAAAAGAACCCAAAGGAAAGATATACGATGTCGATGATTTTCTGAGGCTTGCTGTGAATTTCTACAAAACTATGGGCATTGATCCCTATGAAACTGGacgaaaatcaaatatttggtTTCAACTATATTATGTGGCAAACGTAATTAACATGACATATAGTTTTTTTGCTGACGCGGCGTACGCGGCGAACACGTTACGCGATAGTGAAAATTTGCTGGAGAGCTGCATGGTATTGAGCTACGTGACATTTGGGGCCATAGGTCTTTCAAAAATATGTGCTTTAATGTACCGAAGGCCAAAGATGACCAGTTTGGTTAAGCAATTGAAGTCCTGTTTTCCGTCGAGTGCATTGGATCAGGAGGAATACGATGTGAAGTCCTGTCTGAAACGCACCCATATGTACACCAAGGGGTTTGGTGTGCTTTACACCGTCATGTATTTCGCACACACCCTAATTCCAATATTCATATACTTCTGTGAAAAAGTGCTGCTCAAGTATCCTAATGCCAAGCAGACTATGCCGTTTTACCAACTGGAACTTTGGGAATGGCGCGACACCTGGTGGTTTTATCCAACCTATGTTCACCAGTCGCACGCCGGATATACGGCTACATGTGGATCCATTGCCAGTGACCTCATGATCTTCGCTGTGGTCCTGCAGGTCATTATGCACTATGATAGACTGGCCAAGGTTCTTAGAGAGTTAAAGGTTGAAGCTCTTAACAAACCCAATGGAGCTGATGAGGACCTCAGGAAGTTGCAGTCCTTAATCGCCAATCACATTGATATTCTTCG ACTCACCGATGTGATGAACGAGGTCTTTGGAGTTTCCTTGTTGCTCAACTTTGTAGCCTCTTCGTTGCTCGTCTGCCTCGTGGGATTTCAATTAACCATCAAATTTAGTCTCCAGTATTTTTGTAAACAGGTGCTACTACTGGTTTCCTTATTGTTTGAGGTCTATCTTCTCTGCTCCTTCAGCCAGAAGTTAATAGATGCT AGCGAAAACGTGGGCTATGCGGCTTACGAAATGGACTGGCTCGGTGCCGACAAACGATTCAAGaaaatgttaatatatatatctatgcgAGCCCAGAAGCCAGTTTGCCTAAAAGCCACCATTTTCTTGAACTTATCCATGTCGACTGTTACCATC TTTCTTCGTGTAACGTATAAGTTCTTTTGCGCTATAAGAACTATGTATTAA